The bacterium genomic interval AGATTTCGCAGTCTGCCTCAGGTTCTTCGGATCCGTACCATAGTATACGATGCCGTAATGCACGGGCGAGCCCCCAGGAGTGTCGGTTGTCCACCTGATCACAGTCAGGTGCTCCCTAGCCAATTCGAGGTCTGGCCCTTGGGTGATCCGGATGCTCGCGGCTTTTTGAGTCGTCGGACTTCCCTGAGCAGGTATTGGATTCGAGGAGGGCACCCCGCCGGCCGCAGCCCGGATAGGCGGATTGGGGAGAGGCGGGACGCCGCAGATACCCGATGCGCAGGGCGGAAGTGGCGGAGTTGGGATCAGGATCTCATTCCCCTGCCGCGACGGCGAACAATTGGGGTTCGTGGCCGGGTCGCAGATCATGCACACACCCGTAAACTTGTCGCGGTCGGGGTACGGTCTTGTGAATCCGTCCGTGAGTGCCTGCAGGAAGGCAACGATCTGGTTCTCCTCCTGATCCGTCAATCCGAGATTGCCGGTCGTCGTGTCAATATTGTTTTTGACCTCGGGCATCGGCCAACAGGTCACTCGCTCGATGGTTCCCGGCGGGCAGTGTCCGGAAGTGACATTGTACGCATACTTGTCGCGCGTATTGTAGAAATGGACGAGTTGCTTCAGGCTCTTGATGTAGCCGTTGTGAAAGAACCCCTTCTGAAAGTACGGTCTTGAGCCGGCCTCGGTGGTCGGACACTGTGTGGGTGTCATGGCCACGTTGCGCGCCGTAGACACCTGCATCTGGCCGTCGACACTTGGTGCAAATTGGATCCAATTCGAATTCGGGTTGGGCGCGGAGCCGAACCCGCTTCTGAGGAACGTGCCCATTCCCAAATCTCTGTAACCGAAGCCGTAGGGATTCCCCGTAAACCCAAAGGCATCCGGCGTGGTCTGATAATAGATCGCATCCCTCGGGTTGAGGGGCAGCCCTTCATTGGCCGAGCCGAAACAGGTGAACTTCGGCACCACAGATGCAACCTTGCTGTTATCGGTAAGAGACGCAGGCAGCGTGGTCCCTCGTCCGTTGAGGTGGCACGAATTGCAGTTGGCTTTGCCATTGAAAAGAGCGAGGCCGGCCATCTCGTCTGCCGTCAACTTGTACGTGCCCTTCAGATAGGCGTCGAATTTCGACGAGAAGGCGTCGACATCCGGTGAGGCTTCATATTGGTCAAGGGATTCCCCCCAGCGATCATACACAGTGTTGGCTTTGGTGCGGTCCCCCGGACTGAGGTGCAATGGCGTGGCGGTCGGAAAATTCCCTCCAGGAGTGGAGCAGATCCTCTCCGTATCTTGTGGAAACGGGATGTCCAATGAGCCGGCGCCCCACACCAGCTCAAAGAGAGGTCTGTACACAGATGTGGAAAGCCGGAACGCCACGCAAGCGGTGTCAGGTAACATGTGTTCTTGCGTATCGACGGGGGGATGCTGGGCCTGCTCGGCGTCGGGACTCCCCAGCCTCTGTCCGGTCGCGCGTGAATCCCAGAAATTTCCGCCAAAGAACAGGCCCTGGGTCTCATTGTAGTTGAGCACAGGGAAAAAGGGCGCATACGTATATCTCTGCGGTGTCCGCTTGCCGGCCCTAAACTCAAAGGACCCGGGATACGCGATCATCGTAAGATTGACCGACGGGATCGGTCCGCTAAAGGCGGTATACGGCATGTGGCAGAAGGCACAGGCCCTATCCCGGAAGGGGGAAATGTTCTCGTCGAAATTCATGAGTTTACC includes:
- a CDS encoding cytochrome c peroxidase — its product is MKRITLVGTLLIFTAVVVAAVLLFSRPVEKSKTVPLYNPYPSGILPSNLVSEVARVRREVASIEDEALAQWRALPPPVLSNTQGAGNPPTLQGTGMRANQLLGKLMNFDENISPFRDRACAFCHMPYTAFSGPIPSVNLTMIAYPGSFEFRAGKRTPQRYTYAPFFPVLNYNETQGLFFGGNFWDSRATGQRLGSPDAEQAQHPPVDTQEHMLPDTACVAFRLSTSVYRPLFELVWGAGSLDIPFPQDTERICSTPGGNFPTATPLHLSPGDRTKANTVYDRWGESLDQYEASPDVDAFSSKFDAYLKGTYKLTADEMAGLALFNGKANCNSCHLNGRGTTLPASLTDNSKVASVVPKFTCFGSANEGLPLNPRDAIYYQTTPDAFGFTGNPYGFGYRDLGMGTFLRSGFGSAPNPNSNWIQFAPSVDGQMQVSTARNVAMTPTQCPTTEAGSRPYFQKGFFHNGYIKSLKQLVHFYNTRDKYAYNVTSGHCPPGTIERVTCWPMPEVKNNIDTTTGNLGLTDQEENQIVAFLQALTDGFTRPYPDRDKFTGVCMICDPATNPNCSPSRQGNEILIPTPPLPPCASGICGVPPLPNPPIRAAAGGVPSSNPIPAQGSPTTQKAASIRITQGPDLELAREHLTVIRWTTDTPGGSPVHYGIVYYGTDPKNLRQTAKSPIRLDPDHSATMFRVRLDDLQPRTTYYYTVGSMEANGTDDGTKSAVKQFTTP